The following coding sequences lie in one Lolium perenne isolate Kyuss_39 chromosome 2, Kyuss_2.0, whole genome shotgun sequence genomic window:
- the LOC127335661 gene encoding uncharacterized protein gives MLRRLASAAAPRAIFSPSSPTPAAGHTPRRAYGLVPMVIEHTSRGERAYDIFSRLLKERIVCIHGPIADDTASLVVAQLLFLESENPAKPIHLYINSPGGVVTAGLAIYDTMQYIRSPVTTLCIGQAASMGSLLLAAGAPGERRALPNARIMIHQPSGGASGQASDIAIHAKEILKVRDRLNRIYAKHTGQPIDGVEKCMERDLFMDPVEAHTWGLIDEVIEHRPVSLVSDAVASDPPNPPVGAETKPAEEPPSPA, from the coding sequence atgctgcgccgcctcgcctccgccgccgccccgcgGGCCatcttctccccctcctcccccacccCGGCCGCAGGCCACACCCCGCGCCGCGCGTACGGGCTGGTCCCCATGGTGATCGAGCACACCTCCCGCGGGGAGCGCGCCTACGACATCTTCTCGCGCCTCCTCAAGGAGCGGATCGTGTGCATCCACGGCCCCATCGCGGACGACACCGCATCCCTGGTCGTCGCGCAGCTGCTCTTCCTCGAGTCCGAGAACCCCGCCAAGCCCATCCACCTCTACATCAACTCCCCGGGCGGGGTCGTCACGGCGGGGCTCGCCATCTACGACACCATGCAGTACATCCGCTCGCCGGTCACCACGCTCTGCATCGGCCAGGCCGCCTCCATGGGCTCCCTCCTCCTGGCCGCGGGCGCGCCGGGCGAGCGCCGCGCGCTGCCCAACGCGCGCATCATGATCCACCAGCCCTCGGGCGGCGCGTCTGGCCAGGCCTCCGACATCGCCATCCACgccaaggagatcctcaaggtgcgCGACCGACTCAACCGGATCTACGCCAAGCACACCGGCCAGCCCATCGACGGCGTCGAGAAGTGCATGGAGAGGGACTTGTTCATGGACCCCGTCGAGGCGCACACCTGGGGCCTCATCGACGAGGTCATCGAGCACCGCCCCGTCTCGCTTGTTTCTGATGCCGTGGCCAGCGATCCGCCAAACCCCCCTGTTGGAGCCGAAACCAAGCCTGCCGAGGAGCCGCCTTCCCCGGCTTGA